One window of Pseudomonas urmiensis genomic DNA carries:
- the acnD gene encoding Fe/S-dependent 2-methylisocitrate dehydratase AcnD yields the protein MNTAYRKALPGTPLDYFDARAAVEALKPGAYDGLPYTSRVLAENLVRRCDPATLDASLSQLIERKRDLDFPWFPARVVCHDILGQTALVDLAGLRDAIADKGGDPAQVNPVVPVQLIVDHSLAVECGGFDPQAFDKNRAIEDRRNEDRFHFINWTKKAFKNVDVIQPGNGIMHQINLEKMSPVIHSDRGVAYPDTCVGTDSHTPHVDALGVIAIGVGGLEAENVMLGRASWMRLPEIVGVELTGKLQPNITATDLVLALTEFLRKQKVVGAYLEFHGEGARALTLGDRATISNMAPEYGATAAMFAIDQQTIDYLRLTGREEQQVQLVETYAKVAGLWADSLVNAEYERVLSFDLSSVVRNMAGPSNPHARVATSELAAKGIAGAWQELPGQMPDGAVIIAAITSCTNTSNPRNVIAAGLLARNANKLGLTRKPWVKSSLAPGSKAVKLYLEEAGLEQELEQLGFGIVAFACTTCNGMSGALDPKIQQEIIDRDLYATAVLSGNRNFDGRIHPYAKQAFLASPPLVVAYAIAGTIRFDIEKDVLGVVDGKQIRLKDIWPSDEEIDAVVRAAVKPEQFRKVYIPMFAIEEDKGPKVAPLYEWREMSTYIRRPPYWEGALAGERTLRGMRPLAVLPDNITTDHLSPSNAIMLDSAAGEYLAKMGLPEEDFNSYATHRGDHLTAQRATFANPKLFNEMVRKEDGSVQQGSLARIEPEGKVTRMWEAIETYMQRKQPLIIVAGADYGQGSSRDWAAKGVRLAGVEAIVAEGFERIHRTNLVGMGVLPLEFKPGTDRKTLPLDGSESYDVLGERTPRATLTLVVTRRNGERLEVPVTCRLDTAEEVSIYEAGGVLQRFAQDFLEGTA from the coding sequence ATGAACACTGCATACCGCAAAGCCCTGCCAGGCACACCCCTGGACTACTTCGACGCCCGCGCAGCTGTCGAGGCCCTCAAACCCGGTGCCTACGACGGCCTGCCGTACACCTCCCGCGTGCTCGCCGAGAACCTGGTGCGCCGCTGCGATCCGGCCACCCTCGATGCCTCGCTCAGCCAGCTGATCGAGCGCAAGCGCGACCTCGACTTCCCGTGGTTCCCGGCGCGGGTGGTGTGCCACGACATCCTCGGCCAAACCGCCCTGGTCGACCTGGCTGGCCTGCGCGATGCCATCGCCGACAAAGGCGGCGACCCGGCCCAGGTCAACCCGGTAGTGCCGGTGCAACTGATCGTCGACCACTCGCTGGCGGTCGAATGCGGCGGTTTCGATCCGCAGGCATTCGACAAGAACCGCGCCATTGAAGACCGTCGCAACGAAGACCGTTTCCACTTCATCAACTGGACCAAAAAGGCTTTCAAGAACGTCGACGTGATCCAACCGGGCAACGGCATCATGCACCAGATCAACCTGGAGAAGATGTCGCCGGTGATCCACAGTGATCGCGGCGTGGCCTACCCAGACACCTGCGTCGGCACCGACAGCCACACCCCGCACGTCGATGCCTTGGGCGTGATCGCCATCGGTGTCGGTGGCCTGGAAGCCGAGAACGTCATGCTCGGCCGCGCGTCGTGGATGCGCCTGCCGGAAATCGTCGGCGTCGAGCTGACCGGCAAGCTGCAGCCGAACATCACCGCCACCGACCTGGTATTGGCCCTGACCGAGTTCCTGCGCAAGCAGAAAGTGGTGGGCGCCTACCTCGAATTCCATGGTGAGGGCGCCCGCGCCCTGACCCTGGGCGATCGCGCCACCATCTCCAACATGGCGCCGGAGTATGGCGCCACGGCGGCGATGTTCGCCATCGACCAGCAGACCATCGACTACCTGCGCCTGACCGGCCGTGAAGAGCAGCAGGTCCAGCTGGTCGAAACCTACGCCAAGGTTGCAGGCCTGTGGGCCGACAGCCTGGTCAACGCCGAATACGAGCGGGTGCTCAGCTTCGACCTGTCGAGTGTCGTGCGCAACATGGCCGGCCCATCCAACCCGCACGCCCGTGTCGCTACCAGCGAGCTGGCGGCCAAGGGCATCGCTGGCGCCTGGCAAGAGCTGCCGGGGCAGATGCCTGATGGCGCGGTGATCATCGCCGCCATCACCAGTTGCACCAACACCAGCAACCCGCGCAACGTCATTGCTGCAGGCCTGCTGGCGCGTAATGCCAACAAGCTCGGCCTGACCCGCAAACCGTGGGTGAAGTCCTCGCTGGCGCCAGGCTCCAAGGCGGTCAAGTTGTACTTGGAAGAAGCCGGCCTGGAGCAGGAGCTGGAGCAGCTGGGCTTTGGCATCGTCGCCTTCGCGTGCACCACCTGCAACGGCATGTCTGGCGCGCTGGACCCGAAGATCCAGCAAGAAATCATCGACCGCGACCTGTACGCCACCGCGGTGCTGTCGGGCAACCGCAACTTCGACGGGCGGATTCACCCGTACGCCAAGCAGGCATTCCTCGCCTCGCCACCGCTGGTAGTGGCCTATGCCATCGCCGGCACCATCCGCTTCGACATCGAGAAGGATGTGCTGGGCGTGGTCGACGGTAAACAGATTCGCCTCAAGGACATCTGGCCGAGCGACGAAGAGATCGACGCGGTGGTGCGTGCTGCGGTCAAGCCGGAGCAGTTCCGCAAGGTGTATATCCCGATGTTCGCCATTGAAGAAGACAAGGGGCCGAAAGTCGCGCCGCTGTATGAGTGGCGCGAGATGAGCACCTATATCCGTCGCCCGCCGTATTGGGAGGGCGCCCTGGCTGGCGAGCGTACCCTGCGCGGGATGCGCCCGCTGGCGGTACTGCCGGACAACATCACTACAGACCACCTGTCGCCGTCCAACGCGATCATGCTCGACAGCGCGGCGGGTGAGTACCTGGCGAAGATGGGCCTGCCTGAGGAGGACTTCAACTCCTATGCCACCCACCGCGGCGATCACTTGACCGCCCAGCGCGCCACCTTCGCCAACCCCAAGCTGTTCAACGAGATGGTGCGCAAGGAAGACGGCAGCGTGCAGCAAGGTTCGCTGGCGCGGATCGAGCCAGAAGGCAAGGTGACCCGTATGTGGGAGGCGATCGAGACCTACATGCAGCGTAAACAACCGCTGATCATCGTTGCCGGTGCCGACTACGGCCAAGGCTCGTCGCGCGATTGGGCGGCCAAGGGTGTGCGCCTGGCAGGGGTTGAAGCGATTGTCGCCGAAGGCTTCGAGCGCATTCACCGCACCAACCTGGTAGGCATGGGCGTGTTGCCGCTGGAGTTCAAGCCGGGTACCGACCGCAAGACCCTGCCGCTCGATGGCAGCGAGAGCTACGACGTGTTGGGCGAGCGTACGCCGCGGGCGACCTTGACCTTGGTGGTCACCCGCCGTAATGGCGAGCGGCTCGAGGTGCCGGTGACGTGCCGGTTGGATACCGCTGAAGAAGTGTCGATCTACGAGGCGGGTGGGGTGCTGCAGCGCTTTGCCCAGGACTTCCTGGAAGGCACCGCGTAA
- the prpC gene encoding bifunctional 2-methylcitrate synthase/citrate synthase: MAEAKVLSGAGLRGQVAGQTALSTVGQAGAGLTYRGYDVRDLAAAAEFEEVAYLLLYGELPSQAELDEYKTKLKGQRDLPQALKEVLERIPVTAHPMDVMRTGCSVLGTLEPELTFDTQRDKTDRLLAVFPAIMCYWYRFTHHGVRINCTSDEDTLGGHFLHLLHGKKPSALHVKVMNVSLILYAEHEFNASTFTARVCASTLSDLYSCVTAAIGSLRGPLHGGANEAAMELIERFQSPQQATAELLKMLERKDKIMGFGHAIYKESDPRNEVIKGWAKQLADEAGDSVLYPVSEAIDKTMWEQKRLFPNADFYHASAYHFMGIPTKLFTPIFVCSRLTGWAAHVFEQRANNRIIRPSAEYVGVEQRQFVPIAQR; this comes from the coding sequence ATGGCCGAAGCAAAAGTACTCAGCGGCGCAGGCCTGCGTGGTCAGGTGGCCGGCCAGACCGCACTGTCGACTGTAGGCCAGGCCGGTGCCGGCCTGACCTACCGCGGTTATGACGTCCGTGACCTGGCGGCCGCTGCCGAATTCGAGGAAGTGGCCTACCTGCTGCTCTATGGCGAGCTGCCCAGCCAAGCCGAACTGGACGAGTACAAGACCAAGCTCAAGGGCCAGCGTGATCTGCCCCAGGCACTCAAGGAAGTGCTCGAGCGCATCCCCGTCACTGCCCACCCGATGGACGTGATGCGCACCGGCTGCTCGGTACTCGGCACCCTGGAACCGGAGCTGACCTTCGACACCCAGCGCGACAAGACTGACCGCCTGCTAGCGGTATTCCCAGCGATCATGTGCTACTGGTACCGCTTCACGCATCACGGCGTGCGCATCAACTGCACCAGCGATGAAGACACCCTGGGCGGGCACTTCCTGCACCTGCTGCATGGCAAGAAACCGAGCGCGCTGCATGTCAAAGTGATGAACGTGTCGCTGATCCTCTACGCCGAGCACGAATTCAACGCCTCGACCTTCACCGCCCGGGTGTGCGCCTCGACCCTGTCGGACCTGTACTCCTGCGTCACCGCCGCCATCGGCTCGCTGCGCGGCCCGCTGCACGGCGGCGCCAACGAAGCGGCGATGGAGCTGATCGAACGCTTCCAGAGCCCGCAGCAGGCCACTGCCGAGCTGCTGAAGATGCTCGAGCGCAAAGACAAGATCATGGGCTTTGGCCATGCGATCTACAAAGAGTCCGACCCGCGCAACGAAGTGATCAAGGGCTGGGCCAAGCAGCTTGCCGATGAAGCCGGCGACAGCGTGCTGTACCCCGTCTCCGAAGCGATCGACAAGACCATGTGGGAGCAAAAACGCCTGTTCCCCAACGCCGACTTCTACCATGCCTCGGCGTATCACTTCATGGGCATCCCGACCAAGCTGTTCACCCCGATTTTCGTCTGCTCGCGCCTGACCGGCTGGGCGGCGCATGTCTTCGAGCAGCGTGCCAACAACCGCATCATCCGTCCGAGCGCCGAGTACGTCGGCGTTGAACAGCGCCAGTTCGTGCCCATCGCACAGCGCTGA
- the prpB gene encoding methylisocitrate lyase encodes MTVKSTPGQRFRDAVAAEHPLQVVGAINANHALLAKRAGFKAIYLSGGGVAAGSLGLPDLGISGLDDVLTDVRRITDVCDVPLLVDVDTGFGASAFNVARTVRSMNKFGAAAIHIEDQVGAKRCGHRPNKEIVSQQEMVDRIKAAVDARLDDSFVIMARTDALAVEGLNAALDRAAACVEAGADMIFPEAITELHMYKTFADRVKAPILANITEFGATPLYTTDELASVDVSLVLYPLSAFRAMNKAAENVYTALRRDGTQKNVIDTMQTRMELYDAIGYHAFEQSLDALFAQKKG; translated from the coding sequence ATGACTGTGAAGAGCACGCCCGGCCAACGTTTCCGCGATGCGGTGGCTGCCGAACATCCGTTGCAGGTGGTTGGCGCGATCAACGCCAACCACGCCTTGCTGGCCAAGCGCGCCGGCTTCAAGGCCATCTACCTCTCCGGTGGCGGCGTCGCTGCCGGCTCCCTGGGCCTGCCGGACCTGGGCATCAGCGGGTTGGATGACGTGCTCACCGACGTGCGGCGCATCACCGATGTGTGCGACGTGCCGCTGCTGGTCGATGTCGACACCGGCTTTGGCGCCTCGGCCTTCAACGTGGCGCGGACCGTGCGCTCGATGAACAAGTTCGGCGCGGCAGCGATTCATATCGAAGACCAGGTTGGCGCCAAGCGTTGCGGCCACCGGCCAAACAAGGAAATCGTCTCCCAGCAGGAGATGGTCGATCGCATCAAGGCGGCGGTAGACGCTCGCCTGGATGACAGCTTCGTGATCATGGCGCGTACCGACGCCTTGGCCGTGGAAGGCCTGAACGCTGCCCTGGACCGCGCAGCGGCGTGTGTCGAGGCCGGCGCCGACATGATCTTCCCTGAAGCGATCACTGAATTGCACATGTACAAGACCTTCGCCGACCGGGTCAAAGCGCCAATCCTGGCCAACATCACCGAGTTCGGCGCCACCCCGCTGTACACCACCGACGAGTTGGCCTCGGTCGACGTCTCGCTGGTGCTGTACCCGCTGTCGGCGTTCCGCGCGATGAACAAGGCGGCGGAAAACGTCTACACCGCGCTGCGCCGCGATGGCACGCAGAAAAACGTCATCGACACCATGCAGACTCGCATGGAGCTCTACGATGCCATCGGTTACCACGCCTTCGAGCAGAGCCTCGATGCGTTGTTTGCCCAGAAGAAGGGCTGA
- a CDS encoding GntR family transcriptional regulator: MLDVTQAPATLAEETETLSENVFRRIQAAIVKGDIAPGSKISEPELARTYGISRGPLREAIHRLEGQRLLVRVPHVGARVVSLSHAELIELYEIRESLEGMACRLAAERMSVAEIDELRRVLDTHERDAAFQAGVGYYQQEGDFDFHYRIIQGSGNQTLVKMLCGELYQLVRMYRIQFSATPNRPHQAFAEHHRILDAIADRDGELAELLMRRHIGASKRNIARHYQGADNNSPRGES, from the coding sequence ATGCTGGACGTAACTCAGGCGCCCGCCACGCTGGCCGAAGAAACGGAAACCCTTTCCGAGAACGTCTTCCGGCGCATCCAGGCGGCCATCGTCAAAGGCGACATCGCCCCGGGCAGCAAGATCTCCGAGCCTGAGCTGGCGCGCACCTACGGCATCAGCCGCGGCCCACTGCGCGAAGCCATCCACCGCCTGGAAGGCCAGCGCCTGCTGGTGCGAGTGCCGCACGTCGGCGCGCGAGTGGTGTCGCTTAGCCACGCCGAGCTGATCGAGCTGTACGAGATCCGCGAATCCCTCGAAGGCATGGCGTGCCGCCTGGCTGCCGAGCGTATGAGCGTAGCCGAGATCGATGAGTTGCGCCGGGTGCTCGACACCCATGAGCGCGATGCCGCGTTCCAGGCCGGGGTTGGCTATTACCAGCAGGAAGGCGACTTCGACTTCCATTACCGGATCATCCAGGGCAGCGGCAACCAGACCCTGGTCAAGATGCTCTGCGGCGAGCTGTATCAGTTGGTGCGCATGTACCGCATCCAGTTTTCCGCCACGCCCAACCGCCCGCACCAGGCATTCGCCGAGCACCACCGCATTCTCGATGCCATCGCCGACCGAGACGGCGAGCTGGCAGAACTGCTGATGCGCCGCCACATCGGCGCATCCAAACGCAATATCGCGCGCCACTATCAAGGCGCTGACAACAATAGCCCACGAGGTGAGTCATGA
- a CDS encoding ATP-dependent zinc protease family protein, translating to MRLTPVLMLLCLALLPALGQAAQKSVYGLNEYARLNDLDLEVAAKLDTGAKTASLSARDIKRFKRNGESWVRFYLAIDAAHSHPIERPLARVSKIKRRAGDYDAEEGKAYTARPVIELNICMGQTLRTIEVNLTDRSAFQFPLLIGSEALKDFDALVDPSLKYAAGKPACATDAPKAE from the coding sequence ATGAGACTTACACCCGTTTTAATGTTGCTCTGCCTTGCCCTGCTGCCGGCCCTTGGCCAAGCGGCTCAAAAGTCCGTGTACGGGCTCAACGAATATGCGCGCTTGAACGACCTGGACCTTGAGGTCGCGGCCAAGCTCGATACCGGTGCCAAGACCGCCTCGCTCAGCGCCCGCGACATCAAGCGCTTCAAGCGCAACGGCGAGAGCTGGGTACGTTTCTACCTGGCCATCGACGCCGCGCATTCGCACCCGATCGAACGGCCATTGGCCCGGGTCAGCAAGATCAAGCGCCGCGCTGGCGACTATGACGCTGAAGAAGGCAAGGCCTACACCGCCCGCCCGGTGATCGAACTGAACATTTGCATGGGCCAGACCCTGCGCACCATCGAAGTCAACCTCACCGACCGCAGCGCCTTCCAGTTCCCGCTGCTGATCGGCTCGGAGGCCTTGAAAGACTTCGATGCGCTGGTCGACCCAAGCCTCAAATACGCGGCCGGCAAACCTGCCTGTGCCACCGACGCTCCTAAAGCAGAGTAA
- a CDS encoding inactive transglutaminase family protein: MRSLTLHLKVLITVLVLLGVAVTAYQIFFLGIPVTEDETDDLWNIDAKVEFVASAKDPVKVQMFVPPLSRDYVSLNESFISNNYGVSVNRADGNRKVTWSARRASGNQTLYYRLVLTKRYSNEKTTIKGPTFRDSLAVEGPEKIAAEALMAPIRQHSADVETFVSETIKRVNNLNDDNVKLLLAGDTSALNKAKVIDLLLSIAHVPMEKVHTIRLVADTPQTPELWLRSFNGNDWLYFNPDTGEQGLPSDRLLWWTGDDNLITVDGGKKANVTFSMNNSEMNAIRLAKLTDENTDADFLEYSLYGLPLQTQQTFMIMVMIPIGVLVILVLRNLIGIQTLGTFTPVLIALAFRETQLGFGIMLFTVITALGLSLRSYLEHLKLQMLPRLSVVLTFVVVLIAAISLFSHKLGLERGLSVALFPMVILTMTIERLSITWEERGGGHAMKVAIGTLFAASLAHLLMMVPELVYFVFTFPAVLLILVGFMLAMGRYRGYRLTELVRFKAFVKKADA, encoded by the coding sequence ATGCGCTCTCTTACCCTTCACCTGAAAGTCCTCATCACCGTGCTGGTGCTGCTGGGCGTGGCGGTTACGGCCTATCAGATCTTCTTCCTCGGCATCCCGGTGACCGAGGATGAAACCGACGACTTGTGGAACATCGACGCCAAGGTCGAGTTCGTCGCCAGTGCCAAGGATCCGGTCAAGGTACAGATGTTCGTGCCGCCCTTGAGCCGTGACTACGTCAGCCTCAACGAGAGCTTCATCTCCAACAACTATGGGGTGAGCGTCAACCGCGCCGACGGCAACCGCAAGGTGACCTGGTCGGCCCGTCGCGCCAGCGGCAACCAGACGCTTTACTACCGCCTGGTGTTGACCAAGCGCTACAGCAACGAAAAAACCACCATCAAAGGCCCGACCTTCCGTGACAGCCTGGCCGTGGAAGGCCCCGAGAAGATCGCCGCCGAAGCCCTGATGGCGCCGATTCGCCAGCACTCGGCCGACGTCGAGACCTTTGTCAGCGAGACCATCAAGCGGGTCAATAACCTTAACGATGACAACGTCAAGCTGCTGCTGGCTGGCGATACTTCGGCGCTGAACAAGGCCAAGGTCATCGACCTGCTGCTGTCGATCGCCCACGTGCCAATGGAAAAAGTCCACACCATCCGCCTGGTCGCCGACACTCCGCAGACGCCGGAACTGTGGCTGCGCAGCTTCAACGGCAATGACTGGCTGTACTTCAACCCAGATACCGGCGAGCAGGGCCTGCCCAGCGATCGCCTGCTGTGGTGGACCGGTGATGACAACCTGATCACTGTCGATGGCGGCAAGAAAGCCAACGTCACCTTCAGCATGAACAACAGCGAGATGAACGCCATCCGCCTGGCCAAGCTGACCGACGAGAACACCGACGCCGATTTTCTCGAATATTCGCTGTACGGCCTGCCGCTGCAAACCCAGCAGACCTTCATGATCATGGTGATGATCCCGATCGGCGTGCTGGTGATCCTGGTGCTGCGCAACCTGATCGGCATCCAGACCCTGGGTACCTTCACCCCGGTACTGATCGCCCTGGCCTTCCGCGAGACCCAGCTGGGCTTTGGCATCATGCTGTTTACCGTGATCACCGCGCTGGGCCTGTCGCTGCGCTCCTACCTTGAGCACCTGAAGCTGCAGATGCTGCCGCGGCTGTCGGTGGTGCTGACCTTCGTCGTGGTGCTGATCGCCGCGATCAGCCTGTTCAGCCACAAGCTGGGCCTGGAACGCGGCCTGTCGGTTGCGCTGTTCCCGATGGTGATCCTGACCATGACCATCGAACGCCTGTCGATCACTTGGGAAGAACGCGGTGGTGGCCATGCCATGAAAGTGGCGATCGGCACCCTGTTCGCAGCCTCCCTGGCGCACCTGCTGATGATGGTGCCGGAGCTGGTGTACTTCGTCTTCACCTTCCCGGCGGTACTGCTGATTCTGGTGGGCTTCATGCTGGCGATGGGTCGCTACCGCGGCTACCGCCTGACCGAGCTCGTTCGCTTCAAGGCTTTCGTAAAAAAGGCTGACGCCTGA
- a CDS encoding alpha-L-glutamate ligase-like protein, giving the protein MFGLIKTWKALEARGIMGINRRNADYVLKYNKRNLYPIVDDKIITKERAIKAGIHVPEMYGIIETEKQIDKLHEIIGGRSDFVIKPAQGAGGDGILVIADRFEDRYRTVSGKIISHEEIEHQVSSILTGLYSLGGHRDRALIEYRVTPDQIFKSISYEGVPDIRIIVLMGYPVMAMLRLPTRQSGGKANLHQGAIGVGVDLATGVTLRGTWLNNIISKHPDTTNAVDGVQLPNWDGFMKLAAGCYELCGLGYIGVDMVLDQDKGPLILELNARPGLNIQIANDCGLTQRTHAIEAHLEALAKDGLSEDADQRVRVAQGLFGHVPSR; this is encoded by the coding sequence ATGTTCGGACTGATCAAGACGTGGAAAGCCCTGGAGGCCCGGGGCATCATGGGTATCAACCGGCGCAACGCGGACTATGTCCTGAAGTACAACAAGCGCAATTTGTACCCGATCGTCGACGACAAGATCATCACCAAGGAGCGTGCGATCAAGGCCGGCATCCATGTGCCGGAGATGTACGGCATCATCGAGACAGAGAAGCAGATCGACAAGCTGCACGAGATCATCGGCGGGCGCAGCGATTTCGTCATCAAGCCGGCGCAAGGCGCTGGCGGTGACGGCATCCTGGTGATCGCCGACCGCTTTGAGGATCGCTACCGCACGGTGTCGGGCAAGATCATCAGCCACGAGGAGATCGAGCACCAGGTCTCGAGCATCCTCACTGGCCTGTACTCGTTGGGCGGCCACCGCGACCGGGCGCTGATCGAATACCGGGTGACCCCGGACCAGATCTTCAAGAGCATCAGCTACGAAGGCGTGCCGGATATCCGCATCATCGTACTGATGGGCTACCCGGTCATGGCCATGCTGCGCCTGCCGACCCGCCAGTCGGGCGGCAAGGCCAACCTGCACCAGGGCGCCATTGGCGTCGGTGTCGACCTGGCCACTGGCGTGACCCTGCGCGGCACCTGGCTGAACAACATCATCAGCAAGCACCCGGACACCACCAACGCGGTGGACGGCGTGCAACTGCCAAACTGGGACGGCTTCATGAAGCTGGCCGCTGGCTGCTATGAATTGTGTGGCCTGGGCTATATCGGTGTGGACATGGTGCTGGACCAGGACAAGGGGCCGTTGATCCTTGAGCTGAATGCGCGTCCGGGCTTGAATATTCAGATTGCCAACGATTGCGGCTTGACCCAGCGCACCCACGCCATCGAGGCGCATCTGGAAGCGCTGGCCAAAGATGGCCTTAGCGAAGACGCCGACCAGCGTGTGCGCGTGGCCCAAGGGCTGTTTGGGCACGTGCCTTCGCGCTAA
- the pabB gene encoding aminodeoxychorismate synthase component I: MPTCTLHPLPYQPDPAAYFARLRQAPGAILLDSARPGAERGRFDLLSAWPVAHLQAEPDEDGRAYLQRLRDGLAELGHADLPDNLELPFAGGLIGYLSYDFGRRLEQLPSMAVDDLGLPDAQLGLYAWALVSDHLLGTTQLVFHPSLPASEQQRLISLFEAPAVDQSTDFQLLAPMRGDLEPAHYRQAFDQVQHYIQAGDCYQINLTQRFRAACQGDPWHAYQALRKACPTPFSGYQQLADGSALLSFSPERFVRVSQGQVETRPIKGTRPRSSDPQQDARNAAELLASAKDRSENLMIVDLLRNDLGRTCEIGTVKVPELFSLESYPNVHHLVSSITGQLASGKDALDLIGDSFPGGSITGAPKIRAMQIIDELEPTRRALYCGSLLYIDVRGEMDSSIAIRSLLIKDGQACCWGGGAVVADSQWEAEYEESIAKVRVLMQTLQSL, translated from the coding sequence ATGCCGACCTGTACGCTCCACCCCCTGCCCTACCAGCCCGACCCTGCCGCCTATTTCGCCCGACTGCGCCAGGCGCCCGGCGCGATCCTGCTCGACAGCGCCCGCCCTGGGGCCGAGCGTGGCCGCTTCGACCTGCTCAGCGCCTGGCCGGTGGCACATTTGCAGGCAGAGCCTGACGAAGATGGCCGGGCTTACTTACAGCGCCTGCGCGATGGCTTGGCCGAGCTGGGGCACGCCGATCTCCCTGACAACCTTGAGCTGCCCTTTGCCGGCGGCCTGATCGGCTACCTGAGCTACGACTTCGGTCGGCGCCTGGAACAGCTGCCCAGCATGGCCGTGGACGATCTGGGCCTGCCGGATGCACAGCTGGGCCTGTATGCCTGGGCGCTGGTCAGCGACCACCTGCTGGGCACCACGCAACTGGTGTTTCACCCCAGCTTGCCAGCGAGCGAGCAGCAGCGGCTGATCAGCCTGTTCGAGGCACCTGCCGTTGATCAAAGCACCGACTTCCAGCTGCTTGCGCCCATGCGTGGCGACCTTGAACCAGCCCACTATCGCCAGGCTTTCGATCAGGTCCAGCACTACATTCAGGCCGGCGACTGCTACCAGATCAACCTCACCCAGCGTTTCCGCGCTGCCTGCCAGGGAGATCCGTGGCACGCCTACCAGGCCCTGCGCAAGGCTTGCCCAACCCCGTTCTCCGGCTATCAGCAGTTGGCCGACGGCAGCGCGCTGCTGAGTTTTTCCCCCGAGCGCTTTGTTCGCGTAAGCCAAGGCCAGGTAGAAACCCGCCCGATCAAAGGCACCCGCCCGCGCTCCAGCGACCCGCAGCAAGATGCGCGCAACGCTGCCGAACTGCTCGCCAGCGCCAAGGACCGCTCGGAAAACCTGATGATCGTCGACCTGCTGCGCAATGATCTAGGACGCACCTGCGAGATCGGCACCGTCAAGGTTCCCGAGCTGTTCAGCCTGGAGAGCTACCCCAATGTCCATCACCTGGTCAGCAGCATCACCGGGCAGCTGGCCAGCGGCAAAGACGCTCTGGACCTGATCGGCGACAGCTTCCCCGGTGGCTCGATCACCGGCGCACCGAAGATCCGCGCCATGCAGATCATCGACGAGCTGGAGCCGACTCGCCGGGCGTTGTACTGCGGCTCGCTGTTGTACATCGATGTGCGCGGCGAAATGGACAGTTCCATCGCCATTCGCAGCCTGCTGATCAAGGACGGTCAGGCCTGTTGCTGGGGTGGCGGCGCAGTGGTGGCGGATTCGCAGTGGGAGGCGGAGTATGAGGAGTCGATCGCCAAGGTGCGGGTGTTGATGCAGACGCTGCAAAGCCTCTGA
- a CDS encoding phosphoadenylyl-sulfate reductase, which translates to MSQAFDVAALAATYANKSPQDILKLAFEHFGDDLWISFSGAEDVVLVDMAWKLNKQVKVFSLDTGRLHPETYRFIDQVREQYNLPIEILSPDRAKLDPFVKDKGLFSFYKDGHGECCGIRKIEPLRRKLSTVSAWATGQRRDQSPGTRSQVAALEIDSAFSTAERTLYKFNPLAQMTSAEVWGYIRMLELPYNSLHERGFISIGCEPCTRPVLPNQHEREGRWWWEESTQKECGLHAGNLISKA; encoded by the coding sequence ATGAGCCAAGCCTTCGACGTCGCCGCCCTGGCCGCGACCTACGCCAACAAGTCCCCGCAGGACATTCTCAAGCTCGCCTTCGAACACTTTGGCGACGACCTGTGGATCTCATTCAGCGGCGCCGAGGATGTGGTGCTGGTGGATATGGCCTGGAAACTGAACAAACAGGTCAAGGTCTTCAGCCTCGATACCGGCCGTCTGCACCCGGAGACCTATCGTTTTATCGATCAGGTCCGCGAGCAGTACAACCTGCCGATCGAGATCCTCAGCCCGGACCGGGCCAAGCTGGATCCATTCGTCAAGGATAAGGGCCTGTTCAGTTTCTACAAGGATGGCCATGGCGAATGCTGCGGCATCCGCAAGATCGAGCCGCTGCGGCGCAAACTGTCCACCGTCAGCGCCTGGGCCACAGGCCAACGTCGCGACCAGAGCCCTGGCACCCGCAGCCAGGTTGCCGCGCTGGAAATCGACTCGGCGTTCTCCACTGCTGAACGCACGCTGTACAAGTTCAACCCCCTGGCGCAGATGACCAGCGCCGAAGTGTGGGGCTATATCCGCATGCTTGAACTGCCCTACAACAGCCTGCATGAACGCGGCTTCATCAGTATCGGCTGCGAGCCTTGCACCCGCCCAGTGCTGCCTAACCAGCATGAGCGCGAAGGCCGCTGGTGGTGGGAAGAGTCCACGCAGAAGGAATGCGGGCTGCATGCCGGCAACCTGATCTCCAAGGCCTGA